The genomic stretch ATCATGATTCTTGCTGTTTTAACGATTATTTTCACCCTAATGTTTAATGTGGAGTTTAGTGATACCCTGCTGATAAGTGCTATATTGACGGTTGCTGCATATATAATAGGGGACTTGTTTATCCTAAGCAGAGCGGGTGATCGGAGTAAATCGGGTGGCGATTATATGAAGCGCAATATAATGGCTACGATTAGTGATGCGATTTTAACATTTTTTGTGCTTTGGGTGTTAGGTGAGTTGCTGCTGAATCCAGGTAATCTTGTTATTCTGGCGTCTTTGATTTCAGCGTTTGTAATTGGGTTAGGTGAGTGGTTCTTCCATCGGTATGTGAATAATCGCGTTATTAAAGATCGCAATGCGCAGACTGTCGGTATGTTTTGAACTGTGCTATAGTATAGATGAAATAATAGCAGGAATCCCGAGTTGGGATTCCTTTTACCTGTACGTAGCGCAGTGAGCGGGGGGAGATATGATGGGAGTAACGATGATACTAGCTTTGTCTGCTGGGTTCCTTTCTTTCCTTTCTCCATGTGTACTTCCGCTTTATCCGGCGTTTCTATCTTATTTAACAGGCGTAAATCCTCGTTTTAATAAACAAGAACCGCGATCTGCCGGCTGGTTTTGGCATACATTTTTCTTCCTAATCGGATTTTCGGGCATTTTCTTATTGCTGGGATATAGTGCTTTTGCTTTGTCGGAATGGCTTTATGTTTATCAGTCCTACATACGCGTGGCAGGAGGCGCATTGCTCATGATTTTCGGAGCTGTGCAGATTGGTCTGTTAGGGGGAAGGTGGCAGTCGTCGAAAACACTTTTGCGGTTTAAAAGCCGGCCGCCAGGATATGTTGGATCAGTGCTTATTGGTTTATCATTCGCAATGGGGTGGACACCATGTACAGGTCCAATACTTGCTGGTATTATGACAAGTGCTGCCTTGCAGCCGCTGGAAGCTGTGCCTCTGATGCTGGCTTATATATTCGGTTTTAGTATACCTTTCTTTGTATGGGGCTTTTTTGGGTATAAATTACAAAAGCTGCAAAAAGCAGGAAAACTTCTGCACGAACTGAGCGGATATTTCCTTATAGTTGTTGGCATTTTGCTTTTATTTGATTTGACTACAAGAATTACAGCATTTTTAGCTAGTTTTTTCTCCTTTTATGGTTTTTAATTCGTGAAAAAAGACAAGAAGTAGTTTAAAATATGAAGGGAAAGGGTGTGGCTTGTGGAAAATTCACCAAACAATTTAATCTTTAAAACAACGACTGTGCTAATTTCCTTCCTATTGCTTGGTTTTTCGGTCTATCTATTCTTTTCAGGCCATAATTCTCCAGGTGGTGGGTTTATCGGAGGACTTGGAACTGCAGCGGCCTTAGTACTAATGTATATGGCTTACGGCTTCAAGACTGTCAGCAAAGTTTTGCCAATTAATTATCGTATTTTAACGATGACAGGTGTGTTGATTGCTATTTTGACAAGTGCCGGTTCATTTGTTTTTGGACAGCCGTTTCTTAGTCACACATTTACATATGTACATGTACCTCT from Terribacillus sp. DMT04 encodes the following:
- a CDS encoding Na(+)/H(+) antiporter subunit B, with product MWLVENSPNNLIFKTTTVLISFLLLGFSVYLFFSGHNSPGGGFIGGLGTAAALVLMYMAYGFKTVSKVLPINYRILTMTGVLIAILTSAGSFVFGQPFLSHTFTYVHVPLIGKMELATATLFDLGVYLTVVGIALTIILSIAQDRSTSEENTSGQDTYSR
- a CDS encoding YndM family protein; amino-acid sequence: MKHVKALVIKFIMILAVLTIIFTLMFNVEFSDTLLISAILTVAAYIIGDLFILSRAGDRSKSGGDYMKRNIMATISDAILTFFVLWVLGELLLNPGNLVILASLISAFVIGLGEWFFHRYVNNRVIKDRNAQTVGMF
- a CDS encoding cytochrome c biogenesis CcdA family protein; amino-acid sequence: MGVTMILALSAGFLSFLSPCVLPLYPAFLSYLTGVNPRFNKQEPRSAGWFWHTFFFLIGFSGIFLLLGYSAFALSEWLYVYQSYIRVAGGALLMIFGAVQIGLLGGRWQSSKTLLRFKSRPPGYVGSVLIGLSFAMGWTPCTGPILAGIMTSAALQPLEAVPLMLAYIFGFSIPFFVWGFFGYKLQKLQKAGKLLHELSGYFLIVVGILLLFDLTTRITAFLASFFSFYGF